In Aedes albopictus strain Foshan chromosome 3, AalbF5, whole genome shotgun sequence, the genomic window AAGATAGATCTCCCAGAAAGTGCGATAACTGATCAGATTCATACTACAAGATAGGTGATTCTAGGAAAGTTAAAGTGCAACCTAAAAGCTACATACTACAAGATAGGTGTAACTTTTACCCTTGCCTGGGAAAACTACAAGATAGAGCCCACGGCCCCCCTAACAAACTTGAATGCCTAAAGCAAACAAAAATAAATCTGCCCTTCAAAAAGCGAGGCAATTATTCATTCAATCGAAACCAGATTCAGAAGCAGAAGACGATACTCAATCGGACTGTTCTGAAGAATATTCACACGTCCCATTAAAGACGGAAATACCACTTTTAAGCTACTTATCAATTTGCGATTCTAACATGGACAATTTAGTCAAAGATATCGCCACAGAGCTTAGCGCTCTAACTCAAATGCTAAATTCAATCAAACAAACACAAAACGAGCAGCAACATACTCTGAATGCGCTGACCCAGCAAGCCACTATGGAACGTTCAACTGAGGGCGATAATGAAACGGTAAACTCGATACACCCAAACGAAACACGACAATCATTTGATGCGTTGTTCAGGATTCCTGACCCCATTAAATCTATTCAGACTTTCGATGGGAACAGGCGACAACTTTCAAATTGGTTGCAAACTACAGAAAAAACACTTAATGCATTTAGACCCTTAGTTTCAGATCAACAATTTGAAATGTACACTATGGCAATTATTAACAAAATTGAAGGTAGAGCTAAGGATATCGTGTGTCTCGCCGGtaatccacaaacattcacagaAATTAAAGACATCTTGCTGGTTGCCCTAGGTGATAGGCAAGAATTATCCACATACAAATGCCAATTATGGCAGAACAAAATGAGCGACGGAATCTCTATGCAAcgttattatcaaaaaactaAAGAAACAGTTCAAAACATCAAAATTCTGGCAAAACAAAATGCGAAATATAAAAATAGTTGGGAGGCTATAAGTGATTTTATTGATGCCGACGCTTTAGCCGCTTTTATCGCCGGTTTAAAGGAGCCTTATTTTGGTTATGCACAGGCAGCGCGTCCGAAAGATCTGGAAGACGCGTACGCTTTTCTTTGTAAATTCCGCTCACAAGAAATCACTGCACATAGCATGTCAGATAAGAACTATCAAAAAAGTTCTAAAACTGTTAACAACGCTACGTATAAAAACGAGAAATCTTTCCCACCAAAACAACCATGTCAACAACCGTCGCCTAACTCAAATAATGAACAGGATAAAACTAAACATCAAAACCAaccttttcaaagatattctcagCCAATGGACACAGCCTCAACAAACAGTAAACTGACTTTGAATAAAAGGCAGATCAACAATAATGAAATTGAAGATCTTCCACCAGAAGATGAAATACTTGAAAACTCAGAGGATGAAACAGATCTCTCTATAAATTTTTGGCAAACTACGcctcaaaaaataataatatgaacTTTTTACCATACATAATATGCACAAACATAAAAACAAACGAACAGCTTAATCTACTGCTGGATACAGGGGCAAATAAAAATGTATTACGACCTGGTATACTTCAAAaaacccaaccaaccaacaaaACTACTATCAAAAATATTTCGGGTTCGTATGTGATCGATAGGAAAGGGGAAATTAACTTATTGGGACACAATTtacccaagcaaactttttacgaAATAAAATTCCACGATTTTTTCGATGGAATAATCGGTTCTGAATTTTTAGCCAAAACTAAAGCATCAATAGATTATGAAACCTGTACTATTACAATGAATGGGTTAAAacttaatttccaaaaatttttccccGCCGCGAAGCTTTTTCATCATACCATTACTATAGATACAACAATAGATGGAGACTGGATTGTTCCAACACTACAAAAATTGAACAACAAAATTATTGTTAAACCAGGGTTATACAGTGCTCAAAACAATAAATCTACTATTCATGTCTTAACTCCTCTTAAAGAAATTAAaagtaaaattcctaaaattgcaTTAAACGTCAACAATTTTGAAACGATAACGCCAATACCCCTTAATTCTGAAGAAGATCTAGACCTAAACATGATTGAGAAATTAATACGAACAGAACATCTCTCGAAATTAGAAAAAAAGGAGCTTTTGTCGACAATATTACAACATCAACACGTTCTTTTGAAAGAAGATGAGAAACTGACTGCGACTATGGCTATCAAACACCAGATTATTACTAAAGATGATGAACCCGTCTATACAAAATCGTATAGATATCCTCATCACTTTAAAAAGGATGTTGAAGACCAAATCAGAGACATGTTAGATAATGGGATTATTCAACATTCCACCAGCCCCTACTCTTCACCAATTTGGGTTGTACCCAAGAAGAGTGATGCCTCTGGTAAACGCAAAATAAGAGTTGTCATTGATTACCGTAAATTGAATGAGAAAACGGTAAATGACAAATTTCCAATCCCACaaatagaagaaattcttgatagtTTGGGCAAGTCTGAATACTTCACCACATTAGACTTGAAATCTGGATTCCATCAAATTCAAATGGATCCGAAACATCAAGCGAAGACAGCTTTTTCAACGGCTCAAGGTCACTTCGAATTTGTTCGAATGCCTTTCGGCCTCAAGAACGCACCAGCAACTTTTCAACGTGCGATGAACTACATCTTGGCAGATTATATCGGGACAATTTGTTATGTCTATCTTGACGACATAATCATAATCGGTTATAATCTTAAAAACCATCTGGAAAATATTACAAAAGTTTTAAAACGTCTCTCcgattttaatttaaaaattcaGCTAGACAAgtgtgaatttttgaaaaaagagaCAGAATTTCTAGGACATGTCATCACCCCACTTGGAATAAAACCCGATCCATCAAAAATTAATAAGATTCTCGACTGGAAACTCCCTACTTCTCAGAAGGAAATAAAACAATTTCTTGGTCTGACAGGTTACTACAGACGGTTTATTAAGGATTACGCAAAACTTGCTAAACCCTTATCAAAATATCTGAAAAAGGACATTGTTATTGACTTAAATGATAAAGAATATAAGATAGGTTTTGAAAAACTTAAGCTCATCTTAACGTCTGACCAAATATTGTCGTACCCCGATTTCGACCTTCCGTTTATTTTAACCACAGACGCAAGCAATTTCGCATTGGGAGCAGTCCTTTCTCAAATTCAAGATAATATAGAAAAACCAATAGCTTTTGGAAGTAGAACCCTAAACAAGGCAGAAGAAAATTATTCCACGACAGAAAAAGAAGCGTTAGCAATCATTTGGGCAGTGGAAAAATATCGTCCTTATTTATTCGGCAATAAATTTACTCTGATAACCGATCACAAACCACTGACTTTCATAAAGTCAtctgtaaaaaatcaaaaaattttaagGTGGCGGCTCGAACTGGAAAGCTTTGATTATGATGTACAATACAAAGAGGGTAAGACAAATGTTGTAGCAGATGCTCTCAGTCGGAAAATAGAGCATGAAACAACCCCCATAATAAATCATTCTGAAACCTCTGAAGATAACGACAATTTCTCGCAACAAAACAACCCACCATCAGAAATGCAAGACGAAGAAAATGACACAACGGACTCTGATACCGTACACTCAGCAAACACTTCAGACGACCACTACATTCATTGTACGGAACGACCAATCAATTACTATCATAACCAAATAATTTTTAGAGTTTGCAATTTCGAATCTGAAATGACAGAAACCCCATTTCCAAATTATCATAGAGCCACCATTTGTAAGATAAATTATGATGAAGAGGCAATCCTAAGCGTCCTCAAAAGATTTCATAATAATAAACAATCAGCCATCATGGCACCCGAAAGCTTAATGGGTTTGATACAGGAAGTTtacaaaaaacattttgagaaaacCGGACATTTTGTACTAACACAAAATCGAGTTGCAGACATAAACATCGAGGCTTTTCAAAATGCACTGATTTCAAAAGAACACGAACGTGCTcatagaggaattactgaaaatgaGAACCAACTCAAACGAAGTTATTTCTTCCCAGGAATGCATGCTAAAATTAAAAAATTCGTTAATACCTGCACTATTTGTAACGCCCATAAATACGACAGACGACCTTACAACATTAAAATTTCGCCCAGACCAAGAACTGAAAGACCGATGGATAGAATCCACATGGATATCTTTTCAATAGACAGACATAATTTTCTATCGCTTGTAGATGCTTTTTCAAAACACGCACAGCTTATACCAATGGATACTAAAAACTTAATAGATGTTAAGAACGCTTTAACCCAATATTTTGCTATATTTGGAAGTCCAAGAGAGATAATAACAGATCACGAGACTACTTTCAGATCGATTCAATTGAGGAATTTCCTGGACAGCGTAGGAACCTGCCTGAAATACGCATCTTCGTCCGAGAGCAACGGACAAGTCGAAAAAACACATTCAACACTCATCGAAACACTCAACGCAAACAAACATAAATTCCCAAATTCCGATATCGTCCAGCTAATTCAACTAACAGTGTCTCTTTACAATTCTAGTGTACACTCTTCAACCGGCTTTACTCCAAACGAGGTTCTGTTTAACCAGGAAAATAACGTCATTCGACAGGACATAGACGAAACGGCCCGAGTAATCTTCACAAAGGTAAAGGCAAACATAGACAAGGCAGCTGCCAGGCAGttgaaccaaaacaaacataaaGAAGAACCACCTGAACTTCAGGAAAACCAGCAGGTTTTCATTAAACCTAATATAAGAAAAAAACTAGAAGCCAGAGCAAAGCAAAACATAACAAAACAGGTCACTGAAAGGACATTTCAGAACAACAAAAACGTAAAGAGGCATAAGAATAAGATCAAAAGACTCAAAGCAACTTAAAACCAAAAACATGTTATATTTTCTTAAACTCATATATTTTTTTATGGCAATGGTAGATTCAAAACTTTTAGAAATAAGAAACTTAAATTCTGACCCTGTGCTTTTATTGAAACTTAAAGATTGTAGAATTCAAACAGGGGTAACAAAAATAATCCATCCCATTAATTTAACAAACATTGAAACTAACATTTTTCTTTTTAGTGAAATAGCAAGACGTACCAATACCGATTTGCCAATGTCTAACCTAATTTTGCAAAAGAGTAGAACATTAATAAATAACTTTTATCAGCTTAAACCAATAAAGAGCAGACGTCATAAACGCTGGGACAAGTTAGGTCAAGCATGGAAATGGATTGCTGGCAGCCCCGACGCCGACGACCTGAGACTAATCAACAATACTTTAAACGAGTTAATTAATCAGAATAACCAACAAGTAAAAGTCAACGACGTCATTAACAAGAGGATCCAAGAAATGACGTATACAATCAACACTTTAATCAAACAACAGTCACTTAACAATAaactaatcctggaagaaattgatGCTTTAACATTGATACTTTACATGGATACCATCAACGATCTTCTCGAAGAGATACAGGAAACAGTCATAAGGGCAAAGATCTCACTACCAAGCAGCAAACTACTGACACTCAAGGAAATCATCTTTATGGACTCACTATTGCAAGATCAAGGAGTTGGATTACAATTTCCCGAAGAGGCGCTCAATTTCGCTACACCCAAAATTGTTGTCAAGCCCGATGTACTATTgtatattttggaaattcccgagTTAGAAAAGAAGACATCCGAGACAATCGAAATCATTCCTCTGACAGTAAATGGAAAAATAATAGTTGACGTCCCGAGATACATAATCAAGTCAACTGATCGAATATTCACGACGGTCAGTCCGGAAAAGGCTATCCAGCGATACACCGACATAAAACTATTGGAAGATAACTGCACATACTCAATAGTCATGGGATTGCTAAGTCATTGTAAAGCCCAACCATTTTTGGAAACGGCAGTACTCCTCGTATCAGAAAACAAACTGTTGATACATAACGCAGATAACATCAAATTGTCATCAAATTGTGGACCAGACGACAGGAATCTGTCGGGAAACATTCTCGTCACCTTCCATAACTGCAGCATCAATTTATCCAACCAAACCTTCACCACTACAGAAGTTCTCAGTTCAATCAAGGAACTACAAGGAGCATTTCCAAATCTCAAAATTCACTGGAATATCGAAACGATACATAACATCTCTACACTTACAAATCATACTTTCATCAACAGAGAACACATCGAGAATATCAAACTCAAGCAGTTTTCGCATCAAACCTGGATTTTTAGCCTTATAGGAGGATTGTCAACCACCACGGTAATTATCATCGGTATAATGATCTTTGTTTGTCTCCACAGGAAGAAGATAGTTGTTAAAATCAGAAGCCCCCGCCTTAAAGAGACCATAGAACAAATTGGTATCCCCAAGCATCTAGAACACCCTGCGAAAGATGATAACAAGGACGAGGACGTCCTTTCTTTACCCCCCGGAGGAATTACGTTACAACAAACCACCAGCTCAGCAACATCCACATAGCAACAGGCTAACTAGAACGATAGAACGGGCGCGTCAGCAATTCGCACCGATCGACGAACGCGTGGACCCTTGCACCAGCCGGAGGTACCAGCTCAGCAGTTTTAGGTATTAAGTATAGGACCCGATCAATGTCGCGGTAGTTAGTATTCGGTACTCGGTAGTGAAACGTGTCTTTATCAGTGACAAAGAACAATCATAAATGTTAAATAAGTTAAGAAATGATtaaataaatcttttttttatatcAACTCATTCGGTCCGACTGtttttatatttgtatttttcgatggacctctaggcattcttgaagggttattatttttgaaatattgtgtttattTTGACGACAGAATCGCTTTTGTGCTAATAAAAGGActatttgttgagaatttttcttcaaaatttgagaaaaaaattcacgcacatttttttattttcaaccaatTTGCCCATTCAACAAGTAAAGCTGTTATTTTAAGCCTCTAACTCTTTTtaatatacatacgtacataagagtgtcacaaagaccttatAATATTCCAAGTATACtaagttttgcaaatatttgaaatattgtcattCACTAAAaacgtaatatctcagcttctagacaagatattttaaacattttttagagaaatcacgcttacaaatagtactatcagacaAAACGTTCATGgttgaaaattaaaaattgtgcgcatatttttttatcaaattttgaagaaaaattctcaaaaaatagtccaTTTATTAGCACAGAGACCGTTCAAAATAATAACCCTTTAAGAACGCCTAGAGGTCCAAAGAAaactacaaaaatattgaaaaagttaataaaaatattatgaaaaaatgatatttttgagaattttcataaaaaagtgtcatttttcaaaaatttgccttgGCGGAaactttaaatgattttttagaaaatcgaaatgttctacaacaaTGCTTCAAatttgcatatctttcatttaagagctgggcaccttgacttttcgaacatcgatttttttgggacagcctaaaaCATATGTTCGTACATAGCTCTTGTGGTAAAAAACTCAAATCTTTTCACAAGTTTTTGGGATAGTTGAAATAAGATCTCTTAATTTAACCCTTAAAgcagggctgcccaacctttttcgcttgtttcatacatttttggtcCGTAGGATCGTAAAAATGGTCAGATATTAGATCTTTTAGTATCAAACGGAAGCCTGGTGTGAGAGCTTGGGGATGCATGTGTTGAAATTAAAATTTATCTTATTCACTTAGTTACCGTGGTAATTCAGTCAAAAAATCCATCCGGCCCGTGGGCCGGACTGTTTTTTGGGTTCAACTGCACCGGAAGCTAAAAGTTGTCAACAAATTCTAACTTTTTCACGTGGATGACTTAGATGTACCActaagctttcatttggtgctaaaatGTGCCATGTTTGACTTATTTTGCGAACGTACCGATTGAAAATGTCCGAAACatgcgaaaaaggttgggcagccctgccttaaaggatgtggacaaccTATTTTCATACTTTTACTCATACGCTTTGACCTAgagggtggattttcaaaatcgattCGGTTTTATCAAGGGAATTAGTTGTGCTATTATATGCATATATGGAAGTTATGTTATGATAGAACGCTtcggagatatagctgcaaatgtagtgtacacacCTCTTGTTTTTCACTCGATTTCGGGTAATGTTTCTACACATGTAAATGTGTTTGGGTTGTAGCTGTTAGGTAGAAATGATgtatgtccttttacagctgtaacatataTCTCCAGGTTTTTCAAAACATCTTGAAGTTTTGAACgtagtctactgaatacaaacaattttgttttatttaattACTTGGACTTAATTCATTACATTAAAAGATATATTTTAAAACATTATCAgtaccaaattttgaaaacgacgtataatcaatggtgtagcattgattatacgtcgtttgcaaaatttgttactgaaatgatgGTGGTCATGATCtagtgatgttctaggcaacataAAACGCTCTGGAATTTTGATTGTAAGGTCTTTACTTGTAATAGGATACTAAACTCATGTATGCTAGTCAGAACTAATTTCATTAGATCAGTGATCCTCAGCTTAACTGcttttgcgggccaaaattgaactttggaaagagactgcgggccgcaagtcattcaagagtttatttttaaaattttacacaaaatccatttgtttgatgttttgaaaatattgaacaagATCAAAGTTTTTATTGCGTAATTTCTTAGGAAGTATTTGTAGCCGATTAATAATGaatatttcaagaggaattctcaaaagtattgctaggggcATAAAGAGCATCTTGTCCAATCTCTTaaatttttagggaaattccaAAAGTTTTGACATCGCTTCCTTTCAAAAGAAATTGTAGGCAAAaatcctgaaattttttttttgaaatagtttccTGGTAGAAGTGCTGAATCGAATACAAGGAATTTCACCGATAgaaacaaaatgaaaattattttaattttattttcgtaGTATTAAACAAATTACTAATGGCGAGTTCTGCCACAAGTCCAAACTCCATGGCAGAGAACCTATAAAATTTAGCCTTAACTCATTTTTAAGCGGAACACACCGTTCTTAACAACAGTTTCGaattttttggaacaaaaaaaaacaaaagtcttACTTCTTATGAAAAACTCTCCATGACATTGTCAAAATTTCAGTAGTTCATattcattctcatgaaagttttaaaatgtgatgaaatttctgatttaAATTATGGAATCTATAagtgggccactttctaatatatttcaaaatcagttcgcgggccgcacaaaacctggtcgagggccgcatgcggcccgcgggccgcagtttggtgatcaCTGCATTAGATCCATACTTGAAGCAAAGTGGCGAAAATCAACTTTCGAGTAAATGGGGTTCAAAGTTGTTCattaatttttcatcccatacaaaatctatgaaacttcaaaatcaacccaacgcCGATTTACACTTACACGATTGACTCCACATCAATGACGATTACTTGAGCCATACAAATCATTCTGGGGTTTAGGCCATtatatctacactcgtaacaatgcaTCGGGTACATTTCTAACTTAGCATAGtacgttttggtagtcatagaagatcagttgaatcatatgatacttgtaaagggtgatacggtcaaaatttggtc contains:
- the LOC134291364 gene encoding uncharacterized protein LOC134291364 gives rise to the protein MLYFLKLIYFFMAMVDSKLLEIRNLNSDPVLLLKLKDCRIQTGVTKIIHPINLTNIETNIFLFSEIARRTNTDLPMSNLILQKSRTLINNFYQLKPIKSRRHKRWDKLGQAWKWIAGSPDADDLRLINNTLNELINQNNQQVKVNDVINKRIQEMTYTINTLIKQQSLNNKLILEEIDALTLILYMDTINDLLEEIQETVIRAKISLPSSKLLTLKEIIFMDSLLQDQGVGLQFPEEALNFATPKIVVKPDVLLYILEIPELEKKTSETIEIIPLTVNGKIIVDVPRYIIKSTDRIFTTVSPEKAIQRYTDIKLLEDNCTYSIVMGLLSHCKAQPFLETAVLLVSENKLLIHNADNIKLSSNCGPDDRNLSGNILVTFHNCSINLSNQTFTTTEVLSSIKELQGAFPNLKIHWNIETIHNISTLTNHTFINREHIENIKLKQFSHQTWIFSLIGGLSTTTVIIIGIMIFVCLHRKKIVVKIRSPRLKETIEQIGIPKHLEHPAKDDNKDEDVLSLPPGGITLQQTTSSATST